The Acanthochromis polyacanthus isolate Apoly-LR-REF ecotype Palm Island chromosome 5, KAUST_Apoly_ChrSc, whole genome shotgun sequence genome includes a window with the following:
- the LOC110962789 gene encoding alpha-amylase-like — protein MKLVILLAVFGLSLAQHNPHFKHGRTSIVHLFEWRWADIAAECERFLGPKGFGGVQISPPSENIVLDHPWRAWYQRYQPVSYKLCSRSGSENDLKDMISRCNKVGVNVYADVIINHMSGSGGGEGTHSACGSWFSATKEDFPSVPYSYLDFNDNKCHTSNGEIQNYNDKYQVRNCRLVGLLDLALEKEYVRGKVVNYLNSLIAIGVAGFRVDTSKHMWPGDLQVIYGRLNNLNTNWFSGGSKPFIYSEVIDLGGEAVSSNEYFHLGRVTEFKYSAKLGYVFRKWDNEKLSYTKNWGEGWGFMPSGNAVVFVDNHDNQRGHGAGGTSILTFWDSRLYKMAAGYMLAHPYGVTRVMSSYRWNRNFVNGKDQNDWMGPPSYGDGSTKPVTINSDQTCGNDWVCEHRWRQITNMVIFRNVVNGQPLSNWWDNGNNQVAFGRGNRGFIVFNNDNGELNVTLNTGMPGGTYCDVISGQKEGSRCTGKQIQVGGDGRAHFRISNSDSDPFVAIHADSKL, from the exons ATGAAGTTGGTTATTCTGCTCGCTGTGTTCGGGCTCAGCCTCGCCCAGCACAACCCCCACTTTAAACATGGAAGGACGTCCATCGTCCATCTCTTTGAGTGGCGCTGGGCCGACATCGCTGCTGAGTGTGAACGCTTCTTGGGTCCCAAAGGCTTTGGAGGTGTTCAG atctcTCCTCCAAGTGAGAACATTGTGCTGGACCATCCCTGGAGAGCCTGGTATCAGAGATACCAACCCGTCAGCTACAAGTTGTGCTCCAGGTCTGGCAGTGAGAACGACCTGAAGGACATGATCTCCAGATGCAACAAAGTTGGG GTCAACGTCTATGCGGATGTTATCATCAACCATATGAGCGGATCTGGAGGTGGAGAGGGAACCCACTCCGCATGTGGCAGCTGGTTCAGTGCTACCAAAGAAGACTTCCCCAGTGTCCCCTATTCCTATTTGGACTTCAATGACAACAAATGCCACACTTCCAATGGTGAAATTCAGAActataatgacaaatatcag GTGCGTAACTGTCGTCTGGTTGGTCTGTTGGACCTCGCCTTGGAGAAGGAATATGTCAGGGGCAAGGTGGTTAACTACTTGAACAGCCTGATTGCCATAGGTGTGGCTGGTTTCAGAGTAGACACCAGCAAGCACATGTGGCCTGGTGACCTGCAGGTTATCTACGGTCGTCTTAACAACCTCAACACCAACTGGTTCTCCGGTGGCTCCAAACCCTTCATCTACTCGGAG GTTATTGATCTGGGAGGTGAGGCCGTCTCGTCTAATGAGTATTTCCATTTGGGAAGAGTGACTGAGTTCAAATATAGCGCCAAACTGGGATATGTCTTCAGAAAATGGGACAATGAGAAGCTGTCCTACACCAA GAACTGGGGAGAGGGATGGGGCTTCATGCCCAGCGGCAATGCTGTGGTGTTTGTTGACAACCATGACAACCAGAGAGGTCATGGTGCTGGTGGTACATCCATTCTTACCTTCTGGGACTCCAGGCTGTACAAGATGGCTGCCGGCTACATGCTGGCTCACCCTTATGGAGTAACCAGGGTCATGTCTAGCTACCGATGGAACCGCAACTTCGTAAATGGAAAA GATCAGAATGACTGGATGGGCCCTCCCAGCTATGGTGATGGATCCACCAAGCCTGTAACAATCAACTCTGACCAGACATGTGGAAATGACTGGGTGTGTGAGCACAGATGGCGTCAAATCAC GAACATGGTCATTTTCCGTAATGTGGTCAATGGACAGCCTCTGTCCAACTGGTGGGACAACGGGAACAACCAGGTTGCCTTTGGACGTGGTAATCGTGGTTTCATCGTCTTTAACAACGACAACGG TGAGCTGAATGTGACCCTGAACACTGGCATGCCTGGTGGTACCTACTGTGACGTCATTTCTGGCCAGAAGGAAGGAAGCAGGTGTACTGGGAAGCAGATCCAAGTTGGTGGCGATGGCCGTGCCCACTTCAGGATCAGCAACAGTGATTCAGACCCCTTTGTTGCTATTCATGCTGACTCTAAGCTGTGA